The genomic stretch TTTTGTGTTTTTTTCAAAAAAAACGTTGACTTTTATAACAATAAAATATGTTATCAATATATAAAAAAATTTATATAGAACCATTTCTCAATAATAATAATTTTAAGAGGTGATTTAATTGTTAGGTGTATTATCATTAATTTTTTCTATTATTATTTTAATTTTTTTCTCATTTAAAGGTATCTCTATTTTAATTTTAGCTCCACTTTTATCCATGGGATTAGCTTATGTTACTGGAGATTTGCCTGCTTTATATGCTTTAACTGGTCCTTTTATGAAAGTAACCTCATCATATATTGGTAGCTACTTTCCTATATTTTTAGGAGGAGCTATTTTTGGTAAAATCATGGGGGATAGTGGCGCAGCTAAATCTATTTCACACTTTATTTCTGAAAAGTTAGGAAAAGAAAGAGCTATTTTGGCTGTTGTATTGGCAACTTCTCTTCTTACTTATGGTGGCGTTTCTCTTTTTGTAGTTGTTTTTGCTGTATACCCTTTAGGAGTAGCTTTATTCCAAGAAGCTGACATACCAAAAAGATTTATGCCGGCAGCAATCGCATTAGGAGCCTTTACTTTTACTATGACTGCCTTACCTGGATCACCACAATATTTAAATTCAATGCCAACAAATTATTTACATACTAATATCTATGCAGCACCTATTTTAGGAACTATCTCAGGACTTATAATTTTAGTATGCGGAGTTCTTTGGTTAGAAATCGGTTCTAAAAAAGCAAAAGCAAAGGGTGAAGGATATGGAAATTATAACGATGCTGTTCAAAATTTCGATTATGATTTAATGCCTAATCCTTTTATTTCAATTTTACCAATAGTTGTTATCTTTATAATTAACTGGATTGTCATAAATATTTTCTTTAAAAACGAAAGTTTTATAGCAAAATTCCAACAATACGGTGGCCTTGATGGAAACTGGCCTGTTACAATAGCATTAATGTTTGCTATCGTTCTATCTTTAGTACTATTTAAAAAACAGATAAAATCACCTCTTTCTCTTTTAGAAAAAGGTGCTGAAAGTTCTTTAAGTCCAATTTTTAATACTGCTGTTATAGTTGGATTTGGAGGAGTTGTTAAAGCAACTTTAGCCTTTGAACTTATAAAAGAAAGAGTACTAGCTCTTAATATTCCAGGGCTATATAAAGTTGCAATATCAACAAGTTTAATGGCAGGAGTTACAGGTTCATCATCTGGAGGAACAGGTATAGCATTAGAAGCTTTAGCTAAACCATTTTTAGATATGGGTTTAAATCCAGAAGTTATTCATAGAGCTATGTTAATTGCTGCTGGAGGATTAGATTCTCTTCCACATTGCGGTGCTGTAATAACTTTATTAGCAGTATGTGGAATAACACACAAAGAAGGATATAAAGATATCGGAGTATTGACAGTTCTTATTCCTATAGTTTCACTTTTATTTATTATTATTTTACACAACATAACTGGGGTAGTTTAATTAATTTTTATATATTAAGGGGGATTTTTAGTGAACAAATCAAAAAAATATTTAATTGAATTCGTTTTATTTTTTACCTATGCGTTATTTGCAATGAGTTGGAAAGCTGGTGATATGCTTATTGCAAAAATGGGGTTTACAGCTTCACAAATGGCTATTATGACAAATGCCATTAACGTTGCTAAAATTATAGGAAGTCTTTCTGCAGCTGGAATTATTGCAAGATTAGGAAATAGAAAAGTTTTTTCTTATTCTACTCTATTGATATTTTTAGGAATTTTATTACCTTTTGTAAATGGATTTCCTTTAATTTTTTTAGTAAGATTTACTTTAGGACTGGGGGGAGCATTGGTTTTAGTTACTATTAATCCAATAGTTGCTAAAATATTTTCAAAGGAAGAGTTAACTATTGTAAATGGACTTAATGCTGTTGCTTTCAATGTTGGATTAGCTATTACACTTACTTTAGCTAGTAGTATTTCTAGCAATCCATCTCTTTCGATAAAAGTAATTTCATTTACTTTACTTATCTTAACTTTTTTATGGAATTATATAAGCTCTTCTATTGATGAAGGAACTTTTTCACAAAATAGTTCTACACATAGTTTTACTTTAGTAGATGGTTTAAAAGATAGCTTTAACTGGATTTTTTCTCTTTCATATTGTGGATTATTAGGATTTTATTTAGTTTCATTTACCTTTATGAAACCTGAAAATGTTAAATATGTTATATATTTTGGGGTTATTGGAGCTATAGTTGGAACTATTCAAGCCAAAAAAATTGAGAATAAACTTAATTTTGTAAGAGTTTCAGCTTTTTTACAACTATTAAGTGCTATAGGATTTATGGTGTTATACAATTCTTCAGTTGTTAAGTTTATAGGTATGAGCTTAGGATTCTTTATATTTTTACCTATGGCAGCATTTGTTACTTTAGCTTTTAATAGGCCAAATATAACACCAAGAGAGATTTCTGTTACATTTTCTATTTTCTGGGCTTTAAGCTACTTTATGTCGATAATAATAATTCAAGCTTTTGCATTTTTCAAAGATAACCTTGGTGATAGTTCAGCTTTTATATTCATAGTTTTAGTAGAAGCAACTTTCTTCTTAGGTACAACTTTCTTTATGAAAAATCCTAAAAAAATACCGGAGGTTAAAACATGTTAAAAAAAGAGTTAGTAAATTGGTTAGATACTTTTAATAATACTACTGTTCCAAACCTTATAGCTAAAGGGTTTAAACCAACTCCTATTAATGCTAGAGAGGGATTAGCTAATCTAACTAAAGGATTTATTAGCAATATTCCAGAAGTTTCTATTATTTTCGATGATTATATTTATAATGATGACTATAATGTTCCTGTTAGAATATACAATCCAAACCCTAATGAAAAGTTACCTGTTCTTATATATTTTCATGGTGGCGGACATATGGCTGGTAGTGTTACTGTATATGATCCTATTTGTAGAAAATTAGCTCTTAAAACAAATCATATTATAGTTGCTGTTGAATATAGACTTTCACCGGAAAATCCATATCCATGTGGTTTAATAGATTCATATAACTCACTTAAATATATTTGGAACACATTGGATTCTAGAAATATAAACTATATTAAAAGTTTAAGAATTGGTGGAGATAGTGGCGGAGGAGCCATTGTGGGATCTATTGTTATGAAAGCTCAATTTGATAACAATATTACAATTGATAAAATGTTTATGATTTATCCTAGTCTTGATTATACTATGTCATTTCCATCTATTACTTCAAATGGAAAAGGGTATCTTTTAGAATCAGGTAAAATACAATGGTATTTTAATAACTATTTTAAAAGTGACGAAGATCGAAAATTAGCTTCACCTATTTTTAATGAAGTAAGTGAAAATATCCCGAACTCTCTTATTTTTACGGCTGAATATTGTCCTTTAAGAGATGAAGGAGTTGAATATGTAAATAAATTAAAAAATGCAAAAGTTAATGTTTTACATTATAATCTGGATAATATGATTCATACATTTATGAATATGGAAGATCTTTGCCCTGAAGAGTGTAATTTTGTATATGATAAAATTAACCACTTTTTGAATTCTAATATTTAACGCTTATTTATAATCAGTAAAAACTAAAAGAAGACTAACTTCCTAACTGGAAACATTAGTCTTCTTTTTTTATTTTAAATTTTAAATAAAATTAATTAAAATAGGTATTAGAAACACTGTTATGATCCCTGCAATTCCAATAGCTAGTCCTGACATAGCCCCTTCTACCTCTCCTATTTCAATAGCTTTTGATGTTCCAACAGCATGACTTGCAGTTCCTATTGCAACTCCTTTCGCTATACTATTGTCAATTTTACTCCACTTACATATAGTTGGACCTATAGCGGCTCCAACTATTCCTGTTGAAACGATTGCAACTATAGTCAAAGCTGTATCAGCATTTAAAGCTTTAGTAATCTCTATCCCAATAGCTGTTGTTATAGATTTAGGAAGTATTGATATTAATACATCTTTTTCTAAATTTACAAGCTTAGATAAGAAAATTACTGATAATATTGCTGAAGTTGATCCAACTGTTATTCCAAAGAGAATTGGTACAATATTTTTTTTCAAAGTTTCAATTTGATTATACAATGGAACTGCTAAAACTACTGTAGCTGGAGCTAGAAAAAATGTAATAATCTCAGTTCCTTTATTGTATTCATTCAATGGAATATCAAACGTAACTAATATAGATATAACAAAAATAATGCCTAATAATAGAGGATTTAAAAGAGTTATTTTAGTTTTTCTATATATAAAAACTCCTATTTGGTAAGCAACTAATGATATAAGGATACTAACAAGTGGACTCATCTTTTTTAGCCTCCTCTTTTCTTTTTATAATAAATTGGACACTCCAACCAGTAACTACTAAAGTTATTATCGTAGTTACGACAACTACAAAGAATAGTTTATGCCAATTATTTGCTAAAATATTAATTGATTTAAGTAATCCTACTCCTGGTGGCAAAAATAAAAAAGCTAAATTTGTTAGCATTAAATTCGTTGCATTCTTTATATTTTCAACTTTTAAAATTTTAAAGTTAAGCAAAATAAATAGCAAAAGTATTCCTATTACAGGGCCTGGAATGGGAATAGGTGTATACCTACTTATTATAGAACTTATATACGTTATCGCTAAAATAATAGCAAACTCTCCTATCATAAATCCTCCTGTTAAAAAATTATTTTACAACTTTTCCTGGATTTAAAATAAACTTAGGATCAAAAACACTCTTTATTCCTTGCATGATACCTATTTGCACATCTCCTATTTGCTCAAATAGATATTTTTTCTTAGCAAAGCCTATTCCATGCTCTCCAGAAACTAAGCCTTTGTACTCTCTTGCTCGTGAGTACATCTCTTCAAAAACATCTTCTAAAACCTTTTCCCATTTACTCTCTTCCATGCCATCTTTACACACATAAATATGTAAATTTCCATCTCCAGCATGACCAAAACTTGGAATTCTAACCTTATACTTTTCTTCTAGCTCTTTCGTGAATTTTATAAAATCAGCTACTTTATCTCTAGGAACAACAACATCACATTCATCCATTAAATCTGTACTCGCTTTTATCGCTTCTAAAAATGCTCCTCTAGCTGACCAAACATCTTTTTTTCTTTCTTCAGTATCAACAATATATGCATCTAAAGCTCCCTCTTTTATACATAAATTAGCTACTTTAGAATAATCAGCTTCCACTGATTCCAAAGTATTTCCATCAAATGATAGTAAAATATAGGCTTCTGCTGATTTATCTGGAAATTTTTTCCCTAGAAAGTCCTCAGCATAAAGTAAAACTTCTTTTTGAATAAATTCTATAGCTGTTGGAATAGCTTTAGATTTTATGATTTTAGGAACACACTCTATAGCTAACTCTATACTTGGAAAAGGTAATAATAAACTTATAGAATATTTTGGTAGAGGTAAAAGTTTTAAAGTTGCTTTAGTTATTATCCCTAGGGTTCCTTCTGCTCCAATCATAAGATCTTTTAAAGCATAACCTGAGGAATTTTTTACAACTTTTCCACCTGTTGTAAAAAGTTCTCCATTTGGTAGAACTATTTCTAATTCTCTGACATAATCTCTAGTTACTCCATACTTAACTGCTCTCATCCCACCTGCATTAGTTGAGATATTTCCCCCTATTGTTGCAGATTTTTCTCCTGGATCTGGAGGATAAAATAGATCTTGTTCCTCTACATGTTTATATATATCCATTAAAAGAACTCCAGGTTCTAAAGTTAAAGTTAGATTATTTAAATCTAAATCTAAGAATCTATTCATTTTTGTCATATCTATCATTATTCCACCATGCATAGCAACAGATGCTCCAACTAATCCAGTTCCAGAACCTCTTACAACAACGGGAATAGTATTTTCATAGGCATATTTCATAATTTGAGATATTTGAAAAGCATTATCAACTTTTAAGACAAGATCAGGTGGATTTGATATCCCTCCTAGTTCATCTTTATGATAATCATGCCCTACTTCATTTTCAAACAATGTATTTTCAATTCCAACTATATTTTTTAAATACTCATAATCTTTAATATCTACCTTTTTATACATAGCTCCTCCCCTAGTAAATTGATTTTCCACTTTTTATATTTTCTATTAATTTAGGAACAATCTCATACATATCTCCAACAATTCCATAATGAGCTATATTAAAAATAGCTGCACTCTCATCACTATTTATAGCAATTATTGTATCTGAACTATTCATACCTGCTGTAAATTGTACTGCACCTTGAATTCCACAAGCTATTATAAGCTTTGGTTTTACCGTTCTACCACTCAATCCAATCTGTTTTTTAGCTCCTAAAGTTCCATTTTCAATAATAGGTCTAGTACACGCTAGTTTCCCATTTAATAAATCAGCTAACTCTTGGAAAATTTCAATATCCTTGGCATTTTTTAGAGCTCTACCTACAGCAACAATAACTTCTGCTTCTGAAATGTCCTCTTCAACCTCTTTTTTTGTAACCTCTACAATTTTTATCTTTGTATCTAAATGTTCCTCTTTTACTAAGAATTTGTGTATTTCTCCAGAGGGAATCTCTTGTCTTTCGGGAGCTGAAAATATTTTATATCTAACTGTACATAGTTGTGGTCTATGATTTTGAGTTATAATTTGAGCCATAATATTTCCACCAAAAGCTGGTCTTATTTGAATTAAATCTGTGTTTTCTTTCATATCTAATATTGTACAGTCTGCAGTTAACCCTGTTCTAAATCTTGCTGCAATTCTTGGAGCCAAAGATCTTCCAATATTAGTAGCTCCTACTAATATAGAAGATGGCTTTACTCTTTCAATTAAATCTTCAAAAACAGCTGCATAAGGTTCTATAATAAAATGTTTTAAGTCTTTTGATTCATAGATAAAAATATCATCAACTCCATAATATCTCAACTCTTGAGCACTCGTTTCAATATTGTCTCCAATCATAAGAGCATAAACTGGATGATTAATCTTAGATGCTAACTCTTTAGCTTTTCCAATAAGTTCTAAACTTACTGGGTGTATCTTTCCATCTAAATGATCAATATAAACCAGAATTCCTCTCCATTTTGATTTATCTATCTCAATAATTTCATCCTCTTCATAACTTATTGCTCCTGCAGAGTTTTTAACACATATTTTACACATTTTACACGCTGATGTAATGTCGATACTATCTCCTAATTTTTCAATAGCTTTAAATGGACATATATTTATTAAACTTTCAATAATATTCTCTTGAAGCATAGATTGATTAACTATTAGTCTTCCCATTTAATTCCCTCCTAAACAAATTTTAGTTCTCTTAATTTATCTGAAAGCTTTTCAACTAACTCTTCACTACTACCGTTCCAAATAACTTTAGAACTATTTTTTTC from Cetobacterium somerae ATCC BAA-474 encodes the following:
- a CDS encoding GntP family permease: MLGVLSLIFSIIILIFFSFKGISILILAPLLSMGLAYVTGDLPALYALTGPFMKVTSSYIGSYFPIFLGGAIFGKIMGDSGAAKSISHFISEKLGKERAILAVVLATSLLTYGGVSLFVVVFAVYPLGVALFQEADIPKRFMPAAIALGAFTFTMTALPGSPQYLNSMPTNYLHTNIYAAPILGTISGLIILVCGVLWLEIGSKKAKAKGEGYGNYNDAVQNFDYDLMPNPFISILPIVVIFIINWIVINIFFKNESFIAKFQQYGGLDGNWPVTIALMFAIVLSLVLFKKQIKSPLSLLEKGAESSLSPIFNTAVIVGFGGVVKATLAFELIKERVLALNIPGLYKVAISTSLMAGVTGSSSGGTGIALEALAKPFLDMGLNPEVIHRAMLIAAGGLDSLPHCGAVITLLAVCGITHKEGYKDIGVLTVLIPIVSLLFIIILHNITGVV
- a CDS encoding MFS transporter, whose product is MNKSKKYLIEFVLFFTYALFAMSWKAGDMLIAKMGFTASQMAIMTNAINVAKIIGSLSAAGIIARLGNRKVFSYSTLLIFLGILLPFVNGFPLIFLVRFTLGLGGALVLVTINPIVAKIFSKEELTIVNGLNAVAFNVGLAITLTLASSISSNPSLSIKVISFTLLILTFLWNYISSSIDEGTFSQNSSTHSFTLVDGLKDSFNWIFSLSYCGLLGFYLVSFTFMKPENVKYVIYFGVIGAIVGTIQAKKIENKLNFVRVSAFLQLLSAIGFMVLYNSSVVKFIGMSLGFFIFLPMAAFVTLAFNRPNITPREISVTFSIFWALSYFMSIIIIQAFAFFKDNLGDSSAFIFIVLVEATFFLGTTFFMKNPKKIPEVKTC
- a CDS encoding alpha/beta hydrolase — translated: MLKKELVNWLDTFNNTTVPNLIAKGFKPTPINAREGLANLTKGFISNIPEVSIIFDDYIYNDDYNVPVRIYNPNPNEKLPVLIYFHGGGHMAGSVTVYDPICRKLALKTNHIIVAVEYRLSPENPYPCGLIDSYNSLKYIWNTLDSRNINYIKSLRIGGDSGGGAIVGSIVMKAQFDNNITIDKMFMIYPSLDYTMSFPSITSNGKGYLLESGKIQWYFNNYFKSDEDRKLASPIFNEVSENIPNSLIFTAEYCPLRDEGVEYVNKLKNAKVNVLHYNLDNMIHTFMNMEDLCPEECNFVYDKINHFLNSNI
- a CDS encoding LrgB family protein → MSPLVSILISLVAYQIGVFIYRKTKITLLNPLLLGIIFVISILVTFDIPLNEYNKGTEIITFFLAPATVVLAVPLYNQIETLKKNIVPILFGITVGSTSAILSVIFLSKLVNLEKDVLISILPKSITTAIGIEITKALNADTALTIVAIVSTGIVGAAIGPTICKWSKIDNSIAKGVAIGTASHAVGTSKAIEIGEVEGAMSGLAIGIAGIITVFLIPILINFI
- a CDS encoding CidA/LrgA family protein is translated as MIGEFAIILAITYISSIISRYTPIPIPGPVIGILLLFILLNFKILKVENIKNATNLMLTNLAFLFLPPGVGLLKSINILANNWHKLFFVVVVTTIITLVVTGWSVQFIIKRKEEAKKDESTC
- a CDS encoding FAD-binding oxidoreductase, coding for MYKKVDIKDYEYLKNIVGIENTLFENEVGHDYHKDELGGISNPPDLVLKVDNAFQISQIMKYAYENTIPVVVRGSGTGLVGASVAMHGGIMIDMTKMNRFLDLDLNNLTLTLEPGVLLMDIYKHVEEQDLFYPPDPGEKSATIGGNISTNAGGMRAVKYGVTRDYVRELEIVLPNGELFTTGGKVVKNSSGYALKDLMIGAEGTLGIITKATLKLLPLPKYSISLLLPFPSIELAIECVPKIIKSKAIPTAIEFIQKEVLLYAEDFLGKKFPDKSAEAYILLSFDGNTLESVEADYSKVANLCIKEGALDAYIVDTEERKKDVWSARGAFLEAIKASTDLMDECDVVVPRDKVADFIKFTKELEEKYKVRIPSFGHAGDGNLHIYVCKDGMEESKWEKVLEDVFEEMYSRAREYKGLVSGEHGIGFAKKKYLFEQIGDVQIGIMQGIKSVFDPKFILNPGKVVK
- a CDS encoding electron transfer flavoprotein subunit alpha — protein: MGRLIVNQSMLQENIIESLINICPFKAIEKLGDSIDITSACKMCKICVKNSAGAISYEEDEIIEIDKSKWRGILVYIDHLDGKIHPVSLELIGKAKELASKINHPVYALMIGDNIETSAQELRYYGVDDIFIYESKDLKHFIIEPYAAVFEDLIERVKPSSILVGATNIGRSLAPRIAARFRTGLTADCTILDMKENTDLIQIRPAFGGNIMAQIITQNHRPQLCTVRYKIFSAPERQEIPSGEIHKFLVKEEHLDTKIKIVEVTKKEVEEDISEAEVIVAVGRALKNAKDIEIFQELADLLNGKLACTRPIIENGTLGAKKQIGLSGRTVKPKLIIACGIQGAVQFTAGMNSSDTIIAINSDESAAIFNIAHYGIVGDMYEIVPKLIENIKSGKSIY